A region of Pyxidicoccus parkwaysis DNA encodes the following proteins:
- a CDS encoding helicase-related protein has protein sequence MNSIVVAELGPTNTGKTHRAIERMLEHDTGMMGLPLRLLAREVYDRVTARVGEGRVALMTGEEKRLPPRPDYWICTVEAMPTDRQVDFLAVDEIQLAAHRERGHVFTDRLLHARGRKETWFLGADTMRPMVQSLIPQASFKRATRLSQLRYTGRRSLKSLPPRSAVVAFSADRVYELAESLRRLRGGVAVVLGALSPRTRNAQVAMYQSGEVQYLVATDAIGMGLNLDLNHVAFAALSKYDGAEQRDLFPDELAQIAGRAGRHLNDGSFGTLNTLPELHPRLVSSIETHRFNAVRSLIWRNSELDFSNPEALLDSLSRAPRGNAFVRVERADDFDALRELSQVPVVREVVTDRASVELLWQVCQIPDFRKGLFGQHVTLLRETFLQLTDGDGKLEQEWLSKQVSPLDDVSGDIHTLMDRLAAIRIWTYISQRSSWLHDAEQWQERTRRIEDALGDALHERLVERFVQRAARRSARRFIRPGATPRPRSDSPFARLGQLLGEMPDADGDAMTEEQFVQRVVDATHEAFEVDALGRISFEGQPLGRLVRGKDRRSPLIALAEPEVWTGGARQRLERRLVALARDLVTEAMGGFPAEALTGAGRSAATRGLAYRLAEGLGVITQGEAREQWKLLDAEARERLTAVGVREGQRFLYVAEALSPPALQRRCMLTALFQQAPSPKGAPQEPVLDVSDLGGREARVFGYEVLGPVALRIDIVERLAEALRHPHGTQQVHTLMHELGLERGVRMRVLQALGGQPGGAHAKKRRRRRRGRSPATAPDKGGAQGPRAQYVEDQ, from the coding sequence ATGAACTCCATCGTCGTGGCGGAGCTGGGCCCCACGAATACGGGGAAGACCCACCGGGCCATCGAGCGCATGCTCGAGCACGACACGGGCATGATGGGGCTGCCGCTCCGCCTGCTCGCTCGGGAGGTCTACGACCGGGTGACCGCCCGGGTGGGCGAGGGGCGCGTGGCGCTGATGACGGGCGAGGAGAAGCGCCTGCCTCCGCGCCCCGACTATTGGATCTGCACCGTCGAGGCGATGCCCACCGACAGGCAGGTGGACTTCCTCGCGGTGGACGAAATCCAGCTCGCCGCGCACCGCGAACGCGGGCACGTCTTCACGGACCGGCTGCTCCACGCGCGGGGACGGAAGGAGACGTGGTTCCTCGGCGCGGACACGATGCGGCCGATGGTGCAGTCGCTGATTCCGCAGGCCTCGTTCAAGCGCGCCACGCGCCTGTCGCAGCTTCGCTACACCGGGCGTCGCTCCCTGAAGAGCCTGCCTCCGCGCTCGGCCGTCGTCGCCTTCTCCGCGGACCGCGTGTACGAGCTCGCCGAGTCGCTGCGCCGCCTGCGCGGTGGCGTGGCCGTGGTGCTGGGCGCACTCTCTCCGCGCACGCGCAACGCGCAGGTGGCCATGTACCAGTCCGGCGAGGTGCAGTACCTCGTGGCCACGGACGCCATCGGCATGGGGTTGAACCTGGACCTCAACCACGTGGCCTTCGCGGCGCTCTCCAAGTACGACGGCGCCGAGCAGCGGGACCTCTTCCCGGACGAGCTGGCCCAGATTGCCGGCCGCGCGGGACGTCACCTGAATGACGGAAGCTTCGGCACGCTGAACACGTTGCCCGAGCTGCACCCGCGCCTCGTGTCCTCCATCGAGACCCACCGCTTCAACGCGGTGCGGAGCCTCATCTGGCGCAACTCCGAGCTCGACTTCTCCAACCCGGAGGCGCTGCTGGACTCGCTCTCGCGGGCGCCGCGCGGCAATGCCTTCGTCCGCGTGGAGCGCGCGGATGACTTCGATGCGCTCCGCGAGCTGTCGCAAGTCCCCGTCGTTCGCGAGGTGGTGACGGACCGGGCCTCGGTCGAGCTGCTGTGGCAGGTCTGCCAGATTCCGGATTTCCGCAAGGGCCTCTTCGGCCAGCACGTGACGCTGCTGCGCGAGACGTTCCTCCAGCTCACGGATGGCGATGGGAAGCTGGAGCAGGAGTGGCTGTCCAAGCAGGTGTCGCCGCTCGACGATGTCTCCGGAGACATCCACACGCTGATGGACCGGCTGGCCGCCATCCGCATCTGGACGTACATCAGCCAGCGCTCGAGCTGGCTGCATGACGCCGAGCAGTGGCAGGAGCGCACCCGTCGCATCGAGGACGCACTGGGTGATGCCCTGCACGAGCGGCTGGTGGAGCGCTTCGTGCAACGCGCCGCGCGGCGGAGCGCACGTCGCTTCATCCGGCCCGGCGCGACTCCGCGGCCCCGCTCGGACAGCCCCTTCGCCAGGCTGGGGCAATTGCTGGGCGAGATGCCGGACGCCGACGGCGACGCGATGACGGAGGAGCAGTTCGTCCAGCGCGTGGTGGACGCCACGCACGAGGCCTTCGAGGTGGATGCGCTGGGGCGCATCTCGTTCGAGGGGCAACCGCTGGGCCGGCTGGTGCGCGGGAAGGACCGGCGCTCGCCGTTGATTGCGCTGGCGGAGCCGGAGGTCTGGACCGGCGGCGCGCGGCAGCGGCTGGAGCGCCGACTGGTGGCGCTGGCGAGGGACCTCGTCACCGAGGCGATGGGAGGCTTTCCCGCCGAGGCCCTCACGGGCGCGGGGCGCTCCGCGGCGACGCGGGGGCTCGCGTACCGTCTGGCCGAGGGGCTGGGAGTGATTACCCAGGGCGAGGCGCGCGAGCAGTGGAAGCTGCTGGACGCCGAGGCCCGTGAGCGCTTGACGGCGGTGGGCGTGCGCGAGGGCCAGCGCTTCCTCTACGTAGCCGAGGCGCTGTCACCGCCCGCGCTGCAGCGGCGCTGCATGCTGACGGCGCTGTTCCAGCAGGCCCCATCCCCGAAGGGCGCTCCCCAGGAGCCGGTGCTCGACGTCTCGGACCTGGGCGGCCGGGAGGCGCGAGTCTTCGGCTACGAGGTGCTCGGTCCCGTTGCGCTGCGCATCGACATCGTCGAGCGGCTCGCCGAGGCACTGCGTCACCCGCACGGGACACAGCAGGTGCACACGCTGATGCACGAACTGGGGCTGGAGCGCGGAGTCCGGATGCGGGTGCTGCAGGCGCTCGGAGGACAGCCCGGCGGCGCTCATGCCAAGAAGCGCCGCCGGCGCCGGAGGGGCAGGTCACCGGCGACGGCGCCCGACAAGGGTGGCGCCCAGGGCCCGCGGGCTCAATACGTCGAGGACCAGTAG